DNA from Polaribacter sp. NJDZ03:
AATGATGGATTCATTAAAAATGAGAACGCAAAGAGAAAAAATAAAAGATTTCTTACTTTGATATTAATTTTGTGATTTTCTTTAATTTGCATCAATAAAATTTAACTAATTTTGGCATCGTAAATTTGGTGTTTCAAATATTGAGCCATACTTTTAACCTTTATACAAAAATAGCATTTAAAGCATTGCAAACAAACCTATCATACATTCTTTTATTTTGCGGTATCTTTTTTATAGAAATAGGCTTTTCACAAGCACTAGAATCTGAAGATAAAACAGCAATTACTAATGTTCAGAAAGATTCTCTTTTTAAAAATAAGAGAGATTCTTTAGCATTAAAAAAAACAGATTCAATTTCTTTAGACTCTATAAAACTTAAGGAAACTATAGAAGACATTATTGTGCATGTTGCTACAGACTACACCATACAAAATGCAAAAGACCAAACGGTTACACTTTATAACGAAGCAAATATCACCTATACAGATATCGATTTAAAAGCAGGTATAATTGTTGTTGATTATAAGAAAAACACTCTTTTTGCAAAAGGAATCATAGATAGTACTGGTTACGTTCAACGTCCTATTTTTAAACAAGGCAGTCAAGAATCTGAACAAGATTCTATTATCTATAATTTTAAGAGTAAAAGAGCTTTAATTTATGGATTAAAAACAAAACAAGGAGAAATGTTTACGTATGGAGAAAAAACCAAGCGTGTAAATGATTCTACTATATATGTAAGAAATATACGTTTTACTACTTCAGAAAAGAAAAATCCGGATTATTACATTGCAACTGACAAAGCTAAATTAGTACCTGGAAAAAAGATAATTGTGGGTACTAGTAATTTAGTTTTAGCAGACATACCTACCCCAATCTATTTACCCTTTGCTTATTTTCCTATAACAGAAACAAGTGTTTCTGGATTTTTAATTCCGTCTTTTGATACTGGAAGTAGTAATAGAGGTATTGGTTTTCAGAATGGTGGTTATTATTTTGCGATTAGTGATTATATGGATTTAACAGTTTTGTCTGATGTCTATTCAAACGGAAGTTGGGGTTCTAGAATATCTTCTAACTACAGGCAGCGGTATCGCTTTAACGGTTCTTTTAGTTTAAACTTCGAAAATAATATCAGCGGAATTAGAGGCTTCGATACTTATAGTAAATCTAACAACTTTAATATTAGATGGTCTCACAGTCAAGATGCTAAGGCGAGTCCTAACTCTAGATTCTCTGCTTCTGTAAACTTAGGTAGTAGTAAGTTTTTTAGAGAATCTCAAAACCAGTATAACATAGCACAGACGTTAACAAACACATTTAACTCTTCAATAAATTATAGCAAAACTTTTGTTGGTACGCCATTTAACATGAACCTTACTGCTAGTCATCAACAAAATACAAATACAGAAGCGATTACAATGACATTGCCATCCTTAACTGTAAATATGAGTAGAATATATCCGTTTGCGGGAAAAAATGGCATTCAGAAAACACCCATTCAAAAAATGGGTTTTAACTACACAATGCAAGGCCAGTATTTAATTAACACTACAGATGATGAGTTTTTTACACCAAAAATGTTTGAAACAGCAAGATCTGGAATGCAGCATAAAACAGGAACTAGTACAAATATAAAAGCATTTAAATACTTTACATTATCACCAAGTGCTAATTATGAAGAAACTTGGCAGTTTGATTATATTCAGAAAGATTATGATGTAACAGAAAATGTTGTTGTTACAGACACTCTTAGGGGCTTTAAAAGCTATAGAGAATACAATGCTGGTGTTAGTTTATCTACAAACATCTATGGTACTTTTAATTTTAAGAAAGGAAGATTAAAAACTATTAGACATACCTTTAGACCATCTATTTCTTATTCTTACAGACCCGATTTTAAGGATAAATACATAAAACAAGTACAGCAAAGTGCAGATGCCACCGATTTATTAGATTACACTGCTTATGACCAAGGTATTTATGGTGCTCCGTCTTCTGGCTTAAGTAATTCTATAGGTATTACTTTAAACAACGTTTTAGAAGCAAAGGTTGCTCCCAAAGACCCAGATAGTGACGAGGAAGATGAAAAAATAACTCTTTTAAATAATTTAAACTTTAGCAGTTCTTATAATATTGCTGCCGATAGTTTACGATGGTCTCCTGTTAGTTTTTCTGCAGGAACACGTTTATTTAAAGATAAGTTATCTATTAATTTAAGTGGTTCTATGGATCCTTATAAAGTAAATAGCGATGGTGTAAGAATTAATGAGTATAATGCAAATATTTTAAGATTAACAAATGCTAATTTAACTGCAAATTATTCTATATCTAGTACCGATTTTGACAAGGATAAAAAAGACAAATCTAAAGAAAGCGGTAACGGAGGTGACAATAATGTAGATATTATTGGAGCAGATATTAATCCTACTGGTAGAGATAATAGAAATAACGCTAATAATACAGAAGAAAAAAACACAAAGAAAGAGACAAAGTTATATAGAGCAGATATCCCTTGGTCTATAAATTTAGCCTACTCTACTAATTATACGAATAATGGTATAGACGGTGGTAATATTGGTGTGCATAGTATTATGTTTAGTGGTAACTTAGAACTCTCTCCAAAATGGAAAATGGGCTATTCTTCTGGTTACGATGTTAAAGGAGGTGCTTTTACATTTTCTAGATTTAATTTCACTAGAGATTTAGATAGCTGGCAATTTAATTTTAACTGGGTTCCTTTTGGTACAAATTCTTCTTACACGTTTTTTATTGGTGTAAAATCTTCTGTATTATCAGATCTTAAATGGGATAAAAGCAAACCTGCAGATAGAAGATTGTTTTAATACTACTTAGTGTTCAGTGTTCTAATCTAAAAAACTTAGACTACCTTATAAGTAACAATCGTTAAAACGTATTAACTTTGTAGCTTTAGAATGCAATAATTTAGAAACATACAACCCAATGAAAAAAATAATAACAACAAGTAAAGCACCAGCTCCAATAGGACCATATAATCAGGCAGTATTAAGTGGAAATACGTTGTACACTTCTGGTCAAATTGCAATTAATCCAGAAACAGGAGAATTGGTTTTATCTTCCATAAAAGAAGAAACAACTCAAGTTATGGAAAACCTAAAAGAAGTTTTAGCTGCTGCTGATATGACTTTCGAAAACGTCATTAAAACGTCTATTTTTATTTCTGACATGAATAATTTTGGAGAAATAAATGCTATTTACGGAAACTATTTTAATGAAGAGACAGCTCCTGCAAGAGAAACTGTAGAAGTAGCAAACTTACCAAAGTTTGTAAATGTAGAAATTAGTGCAATTGCTATTAAATAGCAATTGCCTTCATTAATAAATCTGCAGATGCAGGGTTTGTTGCTAACGGAACATTGTGTACATCACAAATTCTTAACAACATTATAATATCTGGCTCATGAGGGTGTTTTGCATGAGGATCTCTAAAAAACAAGACCATATTACATTTTCCTTCTGCAACTCTTGCTGCAATTTGTGCATCTCCTCCAATAGGACCTGATAAGAATTTTGTAACTACAAAACCCGCTTTTTCTGCTTTGGAACCTGTAGTTCCTGTAGAAACTAATTTTATATTTTTTTTAAGCAAAACTTCTTTATGTTCGTTTAAAAACTGAACCATTTCTGCTTTTTTACCATCATGTGCTATAATTGCTATTTCCATAAAATAGTATTAAATTTATTTACTATAAAGATAAAAAAAAGCCTGATAGAAAATTAATTCTATCAGGCTTTTTATTTATGTATAAACTACTTTATCTTACAAAGAAGCAGCATATTCTATTAAGTCTACAATCTTAGTTGAGTAACCCATTTCGTTATCATACCAAGAAACAACTTTTACAAAGTTATCGTTTAAAGCGATACCAGCTTTAGCATCAAAGATAGAAGTACGAGTATCTCCAACAAAGTCTTGAGAAACTACCATATCTTCAGTGTATCCTAAAACACCTTTCATTGCATCACTTTCTGAAGCAGCTTTCATTGCAGCACAAATCTCAGCATACGTTGCTGGTTTTTCTAACTTTACAGTTAAATCTACAACAGAAACATCCATAGTAGGAACTCTAAAAGCCATACCAGTTAATTTTCCGTTTAAAGCAGGAATTACTTTTCCAACAGCTTTTGCAGCTCCAGTTGAAGAAGGAATTACGTTACCAATAGCAGAACGTCCACCTCTCCAGTCTTTCATAGAAGGACCATCAACAGTTTTTTGAGTTGCAGTTGCAGCGTGTACAGTTGTCATTAAACCTTCTGAGATTCCCCAGTTGTCATTTAATACCTTAGCAATAGGAGATAAACAGTTTGTAGTACAAGATGCGTTAGAAAAAATCTTAGTATCTGCTTTTAATTCTTTGTTATTTACACCCATTACAAACATTGGTGTATCATCTTTAGATGGTGCAGATAAAACTACTTTTTTAGCTCCAGCTTCTAAGTGTTTTCCTGCAGTTTCTGCTGTTAAGAAAAACCCTGTAGATTCAATAATATACTCAGCTCCAATTTCTCCCCATTTTAAATCTGCTGGGTTTCTTTCTGCTGTAATTCTAATTTCGTTTCCGTTTACAACTAATTTACCGTCTTTTACATCAACAGTTCCATCAAATGCACCGTGAACAGAATCGTATTTTAACATGTAAGCTAAATAATCTACATCTAGTAAATCATTAATTCCTACTACCTGTATGTCTTTTCTATTTACTGCAGATCTGAATGCTAATCTTCCAATTCTACCAAATCCGTTAATTCCTATTTTAATCATTTTACTAGTTTTTAATTAATTATTTTTTATGTTGTTATAATATCAGAAATTCTAAGCAACTCGTGGTTTATAGAATGCCCACCAGCAATTGCTATTTTTATATCTGTACAAATTACTTTATTATCTTGTAAACCTACCATTAAATTGGTTTTGCCATCTAATAATAACTCTACTGATTTTACGCCTAATCTACTTGCTAAAACTCTATCGAAACAAGAAGGTGAACCACCTCTTTGCATATGCCCAAGAACACTAACTCTAACGTCATATTCTGGTAAGTTTTCTTCTACATATTTTGCAAGATCATATACGTTTCTACCAGATTTATCTCCCTCTGCAACGACTACAATACTAGATGATTTACCTGCTCTTCTACTTCTTTCTAAAGATTCTAATAATCTATCTAATCCTAAATCTTCTTCAGGAATTAAGATTTCTTCTGCTCCTGCTCCAACACCTGCGTTTAAAGCGATAAAACCGGCATCACGTCCCATAACCTCAACAAAGAAAAGTCTATTATGTGAAGATGCTGTATCTCTAATTTTATCAATTGCTTCTACTGCCGTATTTAAAGCGGTATCATATCCTAAAGTATGGGATGTTCCAAAGATATCATTATCGATAGTACCTGGAATACCTATTACAGGGAAATCAAACTCTTCGTTAAACAACACTGCTCCTGTAAAAGAACCGTCTCCACCAATAACAACCAATGCATCTACCTCACGCTCTATTAAGTTATCGTAAGCTTTCTGTCTACCTTCTTTGGTTCTAAATCCTTTAGATCTAGCAGATTTTAAGATTGTTCCACCTTTGTTAATAATATTATGAACACTTCTTGCATTTAAATCTACAAGATCATTTTCAATTAAGCCTTCATATCCTCTATATATACCTACACAACCTAAACTATAATAGGCACAAGACCTTACTACTGCTCTAATTGCGGCGTTCATTCCTGGAGCATCTCCTCCAGAAGTCATAACTGCTATTTTTTTAATTTTCTTCATATCCTGATGTAAATTTACTGCTTTATAACCATTTAAAATAATAAAATTACGAAATCGTTTTAGGCTAATTTTCGTTATTATAAGTGAAAAGTAGCTAATTTTTTCTAAATATTTTAATGGTTTACATTATTGTTTTGTTATTATTTTTTAAGACGCAAAAATAACCATGAACTCGAAAAAATTAAATGATAAAAATCACTTTTGTTTTAATAAATTGTAAGTTTATTAGTTTCCTTCGAAATTTATTAATTTATCCTTTAATCTTAAGGTAGAATCTCTTTTTATGAAAGTTTCGTTTTCTCTAACAACTCTTTTCTTTCCTTTAATTTTTCTTAACAAGCCAGAAAGTGTATTAAAATTAACCTGATAAGAAAGTCCTACACCTTGCGTATAGCCTTCTTCTTCTGTAGAATATTGTATTTCGTTTTGTCTATTAAAAATAACACCTCTAAAATTACCTTCTTTATTTAATAGAATTTCAACTTTTACCTCACCAACAACACTAGATTGCGTTTGTGTACCAACAGGCACTCCCACTTTTCCGTTAATAACCACTTTATCTCCTAACTGTGTGCTTACAGAAACATCAACCTGATTATCGGTATATAAACTACCTATATCTGTACCACTATTTCCTTGTTGATAATCTACTCCTAATTGAAATTTACCATCAGGATTATTTAATAAGCTAGAAAAAGCTGCAGATACTGCACTAGAAGCTGTATTAGAAAAAGTTTCTCCTGCATTAAAATCTGCTCTATCTGGGTTTGCAAAACTACCAAAAGCTAGTAATGATATAAATTGGGTTGTTTTCTCGTTTACATTATTATCATTTAAAATAAACTCTAACTCACTCGCAATCGATGGATCTACATTTGTTAATTGAATGTCTAAATCTTGTTTAGAACTAAATAAACCTCCTGTAATTTTTGTTACTAAATCTACTTCAATTTTTCTATTAGAATTAAAATTTTGCAATAAAACCCCAGGATTCGCTTTTGCTTTATAAATTGCGGTGACATCTAAATTGGCTTCATACGGGTTTCCATTCCAAGAAACCGTACCTCCTTTTTGTATTAAGAATGGTTTGCTTACAATACCTCCATATTTAAAATCGTAAACACCAGTATCTATCATATAATCGCCAAACATGTTAAATTTACCGCGTGTATTTATCTCTATTCTTAAATTTCCTTTACCACTACCGGTTAACTGACTTCCATTTACCTCATCTATAACTACTTGTGCGGTTGCATCACTTGTTACGTCTAAATCTATATTTAAAGACAGTCCTTTTATTGCTTCTAAGGCAACCTCTTTTTGTTTTTCCTGAATTCCGGTTTCCTTCGTTTTAAAATGGATTAAATTATAACTATCTACGGTTTCTATATCTTTTAAAGGAACAACAAATGCGGTTCCAGGCATTGTTTTGGCATTAATATCTATGGTTAATTGATCTGTTAAACCAGTAATACTAGCAGATCCATCAATAAAAGCAGAACCATAATAGAGTGATTCATCTGTGTTTTTGGTGTCTAAAACTAATAAATTATTACTCTCTATTTCGATATTTAAAAACCACTTTTTAAAATTTAAATGGGTAATATCTCCAATAAGTCTTCCACGACTTTTATGCTTGGTGTCTACCAGTCTTACTTCTTCAAAAATAAACGACTGTTCTTGTAAACTAATTATAGACTCTCCTTCAAAATCATAATCTACATTAAGATACGGAAACTTTAAACCTGCATTTTTAAGCGTTAGAGTTCCTTCCATTTCGGGATTACCTAAGAAACCTCTTAAAGAAAAATCTCCATTGGCAGTACCTCTTATAGAGGATAAAACGTCTTGACCTAGCGGACTAAAAGCATCTAATCCAAATTCTTCTAAATAAACATCTAAATCTATTAAGGGCCTTTTTTCTGAAAAATCTAAAGAACCAGTAGCTGCAATACTTTTTACTTTTTCATTATTTATAGCTAAATCTACTTGATATTTTTCGTAAGAATTATCTCCTTTTACATTTAAAGATAAATCTCCTTGCTTAAAATTATTAACTTGAAAATTAGCTATAGAAAGTAATGCTTCCGGGTTGTAAACTCCTTTACTTTGTACAAAATCTACATGACCAGATAAAACTCCTTTTAATGCAAGGCTATCTATTTTAGGTAAAAAACTCTCTAATTCTACCTTTGTAAAATCTGCTACAAGCACTTTCTCTGAATCTCCTTTTAAACTACCTGAAAACGCTATTTTTTGCTCGCCAGAGGTAAATTTAAACTGACTAAAATCAAAGTCATTTTCTTTGATATTGAAAGTAACTTTATTTTTATTTAATGAGTCTGGATTAATCTCCCATGTATTTTCTTTAAATATAAAAGATGATTTTTCGAAACCAACTACAGATTTCCCTTCCGGATTATAAGTGTAGAAAAAATCGAGGTTAAAATCTTCGTTCTTTTTAATACCTCCTTTAAATTCTGATTTAAAATATAACGTATCATTCTGGTTTAAACTTAATAAGTTTAGTTTAGAAATATTATAATATTTTGTATTTACTTCAGATGCCGTTAAATGAGAGTTATAAAGTGGGTTTTGATTGTCTGTTCTTAACAAAATATCTTTTACCTCATTGCCATAAGCTTCTATTTTTGGAGAAGAAAACGTTAACCTTAATTGGTTCTTATCTGCCTTTATTTTACCTTTTATCTTTGTATTATTATCAATAGAAATCTCAGGAAAAAACACCGTAACAATTTGATTATAGATTGTAAAATTAAAATCTAAAAACTGATTTGGTGCTACTGTAAAAGGTTTATAGTTTGTATAAACACTACCTAAAGCATTTTGCGCAACGGGTAACAATTCTGAAAATGAAAATTTACCAGAC
Protein-coding regions in this window:
- a CDS encoding putative LPS assembly protein LptD → MQTNLSYILLFCGIFFIEIGFSQALESEDKTAITNVQKDSLFKNKRDSLALKKTDSISLDSIKLKETIEDIIVHVATDYTIQNAKDQTVTLYNEANITYTDIDLKAGIIVVDYKKNTLFAKGIIDSTGYVQRPIFKQGSQESEQDSIIYNFKSKRALIYGLKTKQGEMFTYGEKTKRVNDSTIYVRNIRFTTSEKKNPDYYIATDKAKLVPGKKIIVGTSNLVLADIPTPIYLPFAYFPITETSVSGFLIPSFDTGSSNRGIGFQNGGYYFAISDYMDLTVLSDVYSNGSWGSRISSNYRQRYRFNGSFSLNFENNISGIRGFDTYSKSNNFNIRWSHSQDAKASPNSRFSASVNLGSSKFFRESQNQYNIAQTLTNTFNSSINYSKTFVGTPFNMNLTASHQQNTNTEAITMTLPSLTVNMSRIYPFAGKNGIQKTPIQKMGFNYTMQGQYLINTTDDEFFTPKMFETARSGMQHKTGTSTNIKAFKYFTLSPSANYEETWQFDYIQKDYDVTENVVVTDTLRGFKSYREYNAGVSLSTNIYGTFNFKKGRLKTIRHTFRPSISYSYRPDFKDKYIKQVQQSADATDLLDYTAYDQGIYGAPSSGLSNSIGITLNNVLEAKVAPKDPDSDEEDEKITLLNNLNFSSSYNIAADSLRWSPVSFSAGTRLFKDKLSINLSGSMDPYKVNSDGVRINEYNANILRLTNANLTANYSISSTDFDKDKKDKSKESGNGGDNNVDIIGADINPTGRDNRNNANNTEEKNTKKETKLYRADIPWSINLAYSTNYTNNGIDGGNIGVHSIMFSGNLELSPKWKMGYSSGYDVKGGAFTFSRFNFTRDLDSWQFNFNWVPFGTNSSYTFFIGVKSSVLSDLKWDKSKPADRRLF
- a CDS encoding RidA family protein, producing the protein MKKIITTSKAPAPIGPYNQAVLSGNTLYTSGQIAINPETGELVLSSIKEETTQVMENLKEVLAAADMTFENVIKTSIFISDMNNFGEINAIYGNYFNEETAPARETVEVANLPKFVNVEISAIAIK
- a CDS encoding methylglyoxal synthase, encoding MEIAIIAHDGKKAEMVQFLNEHKEVLLKKNIKLVSTGTTGSKAEKAGFVVTKFLSGPIGGDAQIAARVAEGKCNMVLFFRDPHAKHPHEPDIIMLLRICDVHNVPLATNPASADLLMKAIAI
- the gap gene encoding type I glyceraldehyde-3-phosphate dehydrogenase; translated protein: MIKIGINGFGRIGRLAFRSAVNRKDIQVVGINDLLDVDYLAYMLKYDSVHGAFDGTVDVKDGKLVVNGNEIRITAERNPADLKWGEIGAEYIIESTGFFLTAETAGKHLEAGAKKVVLSAPSKDDTPMFVMGVNNKELKADTKIFSNASCTTNCLSPIAKVLNDNWGISEGLMTTVHAATATQKTVDGPSMKDWRGGRSAIGNVIPSSTGAAKAVGKVIPALNGKLTGMAFRVPTMDVSVVDLTVKLEKPATYAEICAAMKAASESDAMKGVLGYTEDMVVSQDFVGDTRTSIFDAKAGIALNDNFVKVVSWYDNEMGYSTKIVDLIEYAASL
- the pfkA gene encoding 6-phosphofructokinase; protein product: MKKIKKIAVMTSGGDAPGMNAAIRAVVRSCAYYSLGCVGIYRGYEGLIENDLVDLNARSVHNIINKGGTILKSARSKGFRTKEGRQKAYDNLIEREVDALVVIGGDGSFTGAVLFNEEFDFPVIGIPGTIDNDIFGTSHTLGYDTALNTAVEAIDKIRDTASSHNRLFFVEVMGRDAGFIALNAGVGAGAEEILIPEEDLGLDRLLESLERSRRAGKSSSIVVVAEGDKSGRNVYDLAKYVEENLPEYDVRVSVLGHMQRGGSPSCFDRVLASRLGVKSVELLLDGKTNLMVGLQDNKVICTDIKIAIAGGHSINHELLRISDIITT
- a CDS encoding translocation/assembly module TamB domain-containing protein, which codes for MLFLLFIFIFISIPAVQTKLGSYATQRLNKDFNTHISIEKIDLSFLGNIQLKGVDIKDHHQDTLIYVKKISSSLLNAKNFLDNKVNLGSISLDGAYVYMKTYKGEKDDSMSIFIDNFNDGSPKDSLSKPFILKSDNVYVSDLNYKLINENSNSPVLFSASNGGGNLQDLLVYGPDFSSNIRGLFFVDNRGLEVTNLTTDFSYSKTEMHFVKTTLQTRKSKIKATIAFKYKRKDLIDFNNKVDITAAFTKSTISIPDLKKYYTELYGNDIITFTGDFKGKLNNFSLNNLWLTSNKGIKVVGDLDFVNAVDFKKGFIFKGNLRDVTATYNDLKSILPNVLGKTLPSEFVKFGQFTLKGKVHVTSKEIKANLDLKSEIGNVISDLQISNIDDIDYAAYSGKIALNKFDIGALFNDPLFGKVSLKGDVKGSGFKLENINTSFIGTVAELNFKNYTYKNIEANGQYQNNKFDGDLKIDDVNFKMKFNGLADLSTDINKFDFKSNIEYLNLKETKLFTRDSIAVLKGNIELDVEGNTFDDITGKATFTNILYTNQKEEFNFKEFNVISSLKDSIKTIEVVSKDIAEGYLSGKFSFSELLPVAQNALGSVYTNYKPFTVAPNQFLDFNFTIYNQIVTVFFPEISIDNNTKIKGKIKADKNQLRLTFSSPKIEAYGNEVKDILLRTDNQNPLYNSHLTASEVNTKYYNISKLNLLSLNQNDTLYFKSEFKGGIKKNEDFNLDFFYTYNPEGKSVVGFEKSSFIFKENTWEINPDSLNKNKVTFNIKENDFDFSQFKFTSGEQKIAFSGSLKGDSEKVLVADFTKVELESFLPKIDSLALKGVLSGHVDFVQSKGVYNPEALLSIANFQVNNFKQGDLSLNVKGDNSYEKYQVDLAINNEKVKSIAATGSLDFSEKRPLIDLDVYLEEFGLDAFSPLGQDVLSSIRGTANGDFSLRGFLGNPEMEGTLTLKNAGLKFPYLNVDYDFEGESIISLQEQSFIFEEVRLVDTKHKSRGRLIGDITHLNFKKWFLNIEIESNNLLVLDTKNTDESLYYGSAFIDGSASITGLTDQLTIDINAKTMPGTAFVVPLKDIETVDSYNLIHFKTKETGIQEKQKEVALEAIKGLSLNIDLDVTSDATAQVVIDEVNGSQLTGSGKGNLRIEINTRGKFNMFGDYMIDTGVYDFKYGGIVSKPFLIQKGGTVSWNGNPYEANLDVTAIYKAKANPGVLLQNFNSNRKIEVDLVTKITGGLFSSKQDLDIQLTNVDPSIASELEFILNDNNVNEKTTQFISLLAFGSFANPDRADFNAGETFSNTASSAVSAAFSSLLNNPDGKFQLGVDYQQGNSGTDIGSLYTDNQVDVSVSTQLGDKVVINGKVGVPVGTQTQSSVVGEVKVEILLNKEGNFRGVIFNRQNEIQYSTEEEGYTQGVGLSYQVNFNTLSGLLRKIKGKKRVVRENETFIKRDSTLRLKDKLINFEGN